A window of Phragmites australis chromosome 15, lpPhrAust1.1, whole genome shotgun sequence genomic DNA:
aaatgagttatatttgttatcaCTACGTGATGAAGTAAATGTTATATGTGATAGTGAAAACGTATCCTCGTCTGCGGATGTAAACAGAAAACGAAAGCGAACTCAAGATGCGTCGTCGAAATTATGGCACTGTCGTTTAGGCcatatttcgagggggagaatagagAGACTAGTAAAGAATGATATTCTTCCTCCATTAGAGTTCGCAGACTTAGAGCAATGCAGAGATtgcataaaaggaaaatatgtaaagaaaattaagaaaaatgccAAACGAAGCACAGGAATATTAGAAATAATCCACACAGACATATGTGGTCCATTTCCTGTGAAAAGTGTGGATGGTTTTGACTCGTTCATAACATTCACAGATGATTACTCCCGTTTTGGCTATATTTATCCAATtaaagaaagaacagaagcattggataaatttaagatattcaaAGCAGAAGTTGAGAACCAACACAGTTTAAAGATTAAGATAGTCAGATCTGACCGTGGAGGGGAGTACTACGGTCGTCATACCCCGTATGGACAGATTCCTGGACCTTTTGCAAGGTTCTTACAAGAAAATGGAATAGTAGCCCAGTATTCGACACCGGGCGAGcctcagcaaaatggagtaGCTGAAAGGCGTAACCGTACCCTGATGGATATGGTGCGTAGTATGATGAGTTACTCATCCCTACCATTGGGTCTATGGATAGAAGCATTAAAGACAACAATCCATATTCTCAATAGAGTACCAAGTAAATCGGTGCCCAAGACACCGTATGAGTTGTGGACAGGGAGAGTACCCTCACTAAAGCATTTACGTGTGTGGGGGAGCCCAGCTGAGGCCAAGGTGTTTAACCCAAACATTGGGAAGCTAGATCCCAAAACAGTTAGTTGCCATTTCATTGGCTATCCTGAAAGATCGAAAGGTTATCGTTTCTACTGCCCTGATAGATATACAAAGTTtgtggaaacgagacacgcAATCTTCCTAGAAGATGAGATGATGAGGGGGAGCGTGGTAGCTCGAGAGTTTGGCCTTGAGGAGAAGCGGGAATATGTGCCCACTCCGTTGACTCATGAGCCATTCTTCTCACTACCCGTTGTAGCTGCACCAACAGTGGAAGACACTGTGATGCAAGCACCTGTGGTTGTCCCTCCTGTGGCAACAACGAATGAAGATGTGGAACCTGTGCTTCAGGAACCCATGGAAGCTATTGCCACAGATCAAGGGGAGCAACAACAGCCTCAACTTGAAAATGTTCCAAATGTAGAGGCTCCTAGAAGGTCTCAAAGAGTGAGAAGATCAGCTATCCCTGACGATTATAAAGTGTATAACATCGAAGAGTTTCAAATGGAAGGTGATCCTACCTCGTTTGAAGAAGCCATGAGAAGCGAACACTCATCCAAGTGGCTTGAGGCCATGGAAGATGAGATAAGATCAATGAGTGCCAACGAGGTTTGGGACTTAGAGGTAATTCCTAAAGGAGCCAAAACAGTGGGCtgcaaatgggtctacaaaataaaatatgactcCCAAGGGAATATAGAAAAGTATAAAGCGCGACTTGTGGCAAAAGGCTTTacgcaaagagaagggattgattaCAATGAGACCTTTTCTCCAGTCTCATGTAAAGATTCCTTCAGAATCATAATGGCGCTGGTAGCCCACTATGATTTAGACttgcatcaaatggatgtaaagacaGCATTCCTTAACGGGGATTTAGACGAGAGTGTCTATATGGCACAACCGAAAGGCTTTGTCGTAAAAGGAAAAGAACGTCTGGGATGCCGCTTAAAGAAATCCATTTATGGGTTGAAACAGGCTTCAAGGCAGTGGTACTTGAAGTTTGATAAGACAATAAGACAGTTTGGGTTCAAAGAAAATGTAGAGGACAATTGTGTATATTCAAAGTTTAAAAGTGGAAAGTATATCTTTCtgatcttatatgtggatgacatcttgCTTGCGAGTAGTGATGTCAGCctaatgaaagaaacaaagaagttctTGTCCTcgaactttgatatgaaagatctcggTGAAGCTGCATATGTTCTGAGAATTGAGATACACCGAGATAGAAGCAAAGGGGTATTAGGACTGTCACAAAAGGCATACATAGAAAAGGTCTTGAAAAAGTTCAGTATGCATAAGTGTAGTGCCTCACCTGCACCCATAGTCAAGGGCGATAGATATGGGGATTTTCAATGCCCAAAGAATCAATACGAGATCGATCAAATGAAAGTGGTAccatatgcttcagctgtcgggagcTTACAGTATGCGCAAGTTTGTACACGCCCTGACATAGCTTTTGTCACCGGGTTACTTGGCAGATTTCAAAGTAATCCAGGACCAGAACACTGGAAATTGGTAAAGAAGGTCTTGCGTTACTTGCAAGGCACAAAAGGCCTCATGCTAACGTACAGAATATCAGATTCCTTGCACATAGTAGGGTActcggattctgattatgcgGGAGATGATAGAAAGTCCACGTCAGGGTACGTGTTTACTCTCGCAGGAGGAGCAATAtcatggaaaagctccaaacaaaccgtcactacatcgtccacaatgtatgccgagtttgtagcatgttacgAGGCAACGGGGCAGGTGAACTGGCTAAAGAAGTTCGTACCCGGTTTAAAGGTGGTTGACGACATCTATAGACCACTAaagttatactgcgataattaTCCGGCAGTACAGTACGCTCACAACAATaagtcaagtggtgctgccaaacacattgacataaagTATTACGTTGTGAAGGATAAAGTCCGGGATCAAATCATAAGTCTCGAGCATATAAGTACAGCAAGGATGCTCGCGGATCCGCTAacgaaaggcttaccacccaacGTGTTCAAGGAACATGTAGCCAGCATGGGGTTAAGGGATAGCCTGTGATTCCTGGACTACTAGGGCCCAAAAGTCAAAGAATCTGTTTCAAAACAGAGACGTGCTTGTAGCTACCAAATCTATCGGCGATTGACCGTGACGATGAAGTATGCTCTATGCAACTATCTGTGATGGAATGGGATAAAAGTAAAAGTTTAAAAGTAAAAATGTAGAGtgagatcaagggggagaatgttagactgatctctcactaattaagcccaacggcttaattagaaccttgacccgcgccctgatcgggggcgtccagcccaatttggctggtgggcccccgtCGCCAGCGCTATAAAAAGAGGTGAGGGGCCGGGGCGCTCGGCACGAAGTTCACCGCGCCGCTAGTCACCCCACcgacacctaaaccctaaccgatctagaggagggggcgctgtgccgacgggaagctccacctggccctctgcgtcacgccctggactacgtgcgcctacgtcaccatcgtcggacgccggcgagcccttctgccccgaccgtcgctgccctagcgcagagctccaccgacgaagcagagatggcgggttctagcaaccttactccaaccactggagtctcaggtatgaacccatccatctcccccctctctcccttctactctcggtagtgcggtcatcagattgttgaagatgaacatcACATGTTATAACAAGCACCCCTCCACCAAACTGTCCGCATCCATGCGCGCGACAACCGTCACCACTTGTTGGAGAGGAAGCGCCGAGACGGACGAGGAGAGGCAGCAAGCGcgcccggccccggcagaacagtGACGTTGAGCTTCACGCCCTGCTGGCAGCCGCCCGCCCACAGAGAAACAAGGGAAGAAGGAACTACGTACCGGCGGGAAGGATCGGACGGGTCGTTGCCTTAAAAAGGAAATAGTATAAATTCAGAAAGGCACAAGAGGCCATTAGAACAGTAGGAGAACAAGAGGCCAAAGCCTGTCCTCGTTTCTTCTCTACCCGGTGTGTGGTTGGCGTGTCGCAAACTTGCAAAgcttctctctcttccctgTCTTGTTGCTGCGTTGCGTTGCGCTGCGTCGTCCTTTCGCACTTACCACTCTTCACTAGCTCCCCTTCACCGGACCTCCTCTTCAATCGCCTCTGTCAATTCTTTCTCTAATCTGTCTGCGCCGTGGGATGCCAGTTTCGCGTTAGCATTAGCGTTTTGCGGGATTTTCTGTCACCTTTTTTTCTGAAAGCTTTTGGATGAGGCCGGATTCTGCTAATGCGAGTCACTTCGCTACTCCTTTGGTGCTTCATTGCAAATGGCTACTTTTCATGTCCGGTGGTCTCAAAAGATAGAAGCTTTCCAGGTTGGGAGCTGGGTACGCATGCATGGCGTCCTCCCTCCACCTGATTTTGGCCTTTCGCTGAGATCATCTCGCATTTTGCCCCGGCCCGTTTTGTGGCATTGCTGCAGAAACATGTAAATTCGTTGCTAATTGGAGTTGTGGCCAGTTTTCTGTTAGTTCTAATCCTTTTTGTGCTGCTTGCAGGATATCTGCCTTTCGAGGATAACAATGTCCGATCCCTTCATAAAAAGGTGCATACATGAAACGATGACATCTTAAATATTACTCTATCTGTTCATAAATAATAGACTTATTTTTTTAGGCTCAATCTTAGAAATTAGATTTTGgctaagattttttttacaaaatatagcatttatagttacaaaacctatatagtgcgaaatcattttgaattgttaatctagttgtataatttttatacactagatattttataattaaattaaatgttagtcaaagtacATAAAATTTGACTTTTCTAAATAGAAATACGTCTACTATTTCTAAACGGAGGAAATAACATTTTAGTTATATTTCTATTTACTCTGCCTGTCCATCTTGGTTTACTTGACAGATCTGAGGAGCTCAGTTTACTTGTCCATCTTCGTTTTCTGCTGGAGCTAAAAGGTTGATCAACAGAATTCTGGATCCTAATCCTTCAACAGTAAGTCGTCACTGAAATCTGAATTTGGTTAGACAAAATGTGGAGAAAACAATTCTCATGAAACATTAGTGATAACTTCAATTCTCTGTAGTGTATGATTCTTTGGTGGTCTATAAGGCTACAAATAGAAGTCTACATAGGCCTGTACAATCGTCGGTCCAGGTCGGGTTTCAGGTCAGGCTTTGAAAAGCCCGATAGAAAACCCACAGGCCCGAGCCCGACTTGAGCCCAATGTCGGGCCGTGTTGCTAAGCCCGAGTCTTTCCTGATATTGGTTTTTTTTTGGTCGGACTCAGTTTATTCGGGTCGGGTTTTTGGGTTTTAGGTCTATTTTGAAGCCCAAGCATGGCCCATCTAGAACTACGGGCCTATGTTTTGAATCCTGTGCACTGGTCAGGTTGGGCTTTTTCGGACCGGGTCGGGTTAGGTTCCTCGGACCAGGTTGCCCATGAACAGGCCTACGTCTACATTGAGTAGACCAAAGTTTTCACTCTTGGATTACTACTAGGAATGGAATTTTGAAGTCCTTTAGTGGCTTGTTATGTTATCTGTGGGTACCTTCTTACTTAGTTTTCCATTGTTTTTGACCAGCAGATTATGGTTCCTCAAGTACAAAAAGATCCATGGTTCAAAAGAGGCTACAAGCCACCTGTTTTCGATGAGAAATGTCAAGCTTGTTTAGATGATGTTGATGCTGCTTTTGGGCACTCAGAggtaaattaattaattaaccaGCTTATTGCTAGAAAAATATTTAGCCTTTTGTGGGGTGAAATAAGATGATCAAGTTGATGGTCTAATACATTTACCAGGAACATCATGTGACAGAGGAAATGGAAGGGCAGCCAGCCTCGATGAATGCATTTGAGTTGATTTCACTGAACAAGGTGCTGATCTGGGCAATTTGTTTGAATATGATAAGGTCAGGATATTTTCGGTTGCAGCAGTCATGAGTCAGTTTAGATCAGCTATATGTTTATCATATTTTACTATACACATTTTCTGTAAAATAGTTTAAGAGCTGTGCAATTATGATGACGAGCTCAATTTCACTAATCTCTTACAGAAGTACAAGCGAGAAACACGATTTACATCGCAGTGTCCTCCTAAAGAGATAATCAATAGAATAGAAGAAGCTGCTAAGCCACTCGGGTTTTATATCCAAAGAAAAACTACAAGGTGTGCTGAAAATCCTTGCCTGTAGTCTTTCCTATTAACACGATATCACTTTCAACTCAGTTGTGCAAATTTTGAAGCAAAAGTTGGGTATCAATAAATAAAACCATCTTTATCACCCCCATAAATTGAATCTTGAAaactcttctcttttttttttctctcacgCTATTGTTCTTTATAGATGCTAATGGAGAACCCAAAAGCAGGATTCCAAGTGGCTCCATCCCTACATGTGGTTGAGCTAAAGAAGGCAAAGGGAGATACTCTGGAGTTTCAAAATGTGTCAGCATTTAAAACTTTAGCCATAAACTCAAATTGTTTAAATCATGAATTCAGTATCCAATCTCAAATTTATTCCTTACAGTTCTACAGAACTCTGTCGACGGAGCTGAAGGGCGTTGTTTGGGTGTGCGATGGTGATGTCGAAGACAGAACCTCCGTATCATGAAGCAGTTGCAGACTTTCAGGCTTCGGaacttagtgttttcttttttcttttctttttttttaaacaaggaACCTAGTGTTAGTTTTTCCTGTACATAGCTCTCTTTGGCTCTAACAGATTCATTTGATGCTCAGTGTATATAGGTGTCGCCATTTTATGATAAGGCAGAGGCATAGTCATCGTCCTCTCCATTTTCTGAAATTACCAGGTTTTGCCGTGATGAAGAACTGCTATGGATGATCTGGAATGAATGAAGAGGTAGATGAAGCGTAGGCAAGAAGGAAGGTTGTAGTGAAACACTGGATGTTGTATTCAGATATTCATTTTCATTGGTTCAATTTTCTCTGATTGTTCCCGAGATGCTGGAGTTGAATGTTTCTTAGTTGGCGAAACTTCAAATGGAAACATTGAGTTAGACAACCGTTATAGCATGTAGTTTCAGAATCTCAACCAAGGTTGCTTCCAAGAATACCTTGTGAATGAAAGTACGTTACACTGAATGTCTAAATCCATTTGTTTCAATTGTAACTTCAGAGGATGAATTATTCTTTTTGCCGATAGGATGCACATGTGGACAAACAAGTTCCATGAGCTACTCTGGTTCTGGATAAAGTGCCAGCAACCACAACCATACAGCGGgtgtacttttttttcttctagaaaACACAGGAGAAATGCGTATCTCTTTGTATTAAGACCATGATGCGGCGAGCATACTCAAGCAGCAACTTGTTTCACCAGCCTTTCTGCTGGTTCAGCACCAGTATTTTCCTTATCAGATGATTTCTCTGAATCTAAGGCCTTGGGACCGTCTGCATTCGTGAGGTCTTCCAGGATGCTTGAACTCCATTCAGAAAGCTGCTTCACAGACGCATCATCTGCAAAAGAATATCGTTATATCAGCTGGAAAGCACAAAACATAAACATGGTAACCGAGTGAAAAGCAAGCAGCTTATGCTGATTCCACAGCATAAATTGAATAGAACAATTGGGAAGAGTGCGAACCAAGCCTAGGGACAGTGTGGCCCTGGGGATGCCTTATGATGAGAGGGTCATCAAAGGCAGAAGCCAGCTCCTCAGAGGGTACTTTGAGCCAGTCCCTTTCTCCAATAAAATGCACTGATTTCACGCTGATCGGGTCCTTGTAAGCAACATTGCAGATGCTTGGGTCCCGGAACTTGCTCCCAGATATTGAGACCATGAATTTAATTGGTGGATGATCACTCAACACCTTGCCCTGAATCGTTCAGATTTGTTAGAATTCACATGGGATCACAAATTGCATATGGTTAGGATGACATATTCCATATAACAAATTTTCCTTCTTAAGTTTCTATGTTCTAGTAAGTGAAAGTAAAATTAACATTTTTTATATGCTACCGGGAGGGGGCTGAGATTTCTATGGTTATTTACTGGCCAAAAATGAGAGCATTATGTCAGTCGATTTATAAATATTCACAAATACAGAGCACTGTTTTTTGTTCCTGTGTGCTGTCTCAAGAACTTAACTAAATTTTTGAAGAACTTAGGAGTAGAATTTACCTGTGCTTGGTAGCCTATCAGAAGGGCTGAAAGTGTTGCTccctgaaaagagaaaaaataatagatgaGCTGCAAGACACGACTGGATTGTTCAACACGGAGAAAAGATTCACGTTCAAAGACAACCCCAGCATTGCTCGGTAACTCAGAACTGATTAAAAACTAACAAACACAGTTCAATACATATCTCTTTGGCTTTCATATGCAAGTGGGTCTCTATAAAAGTGCCTGTGCTTATAATCCAATTCAACATGCATTTCTTGGCTTTTTTATGCAAGTGGGTCTTCATAGAAGTTCCTGTGCTTATAATCCCAGCAGAAGTGCCGAATTTGTTGCACCTTGGAGACAGAGAATGTACGAGATTAATTGCAAGGCATGACTGGGTTTCAACTCACACAGAaataggttcaggaggaacttgAAAATCCCACGTTGCTCAGTACGCTGTTagtcaattaaaaaaaatattacagcAACTCAAAAGGTGACAGTTCAATGTACTTCTCTTGGATTTAATCAATCCATATGCAAGTGTTTGGGCCTAAATTTCTAGTTTGCATACAGATAACAACTCACATACTAATGTATCTCCGAAATTATGACTCAATTTTCtcagaaaaaaatattcaactctCTAATGATTGAATAAGTTTCGCAGATTTCAATTTTTACCTGAGAGAATCCAAGCAGGCCGTCAAAAGGTCCATTTTTCACCATGTAATCGCATAGATATGAAATGCACTCATCCAGATTTGTGTATTCAGTGAATTCCTGTGTAGGAAAACATGCAAAAACAAGATttttagcacaagattaggAAAAGGTGTTGGATGATAGGATGGTGACATATATAACAACAAAAGGCTGAAGGCACTGAGTATGTTAGGATGATGAAATATAACAGAGATCTCAGGATGCCATGGGAAGTGTCGATTACAGTTTGGGTTCTATCTGAAGCAGTTACCTTGTTGAACTGGAACCACTCAAAGTACGGTGGTGGAAATATGCCCTCTATCTCCGACTTCCCACCAGCTGGGAAGATGCCATCAGGGAATACctgaaaatcagaaaaaagataTGCTCAAGTGCAAACCAAAGCGAAAGGCGAAACAATTAAATCAGATCTATGAATCCTAGGCAGAACCATGTCAAATTGCTGGAAAATTGATGGGTGCCATTTGCTGATCTGCTTCTTCAAGAAACTCCCGCTTGTCCGGAAGCCATGCAGGCACAGCACCTTAGCTTTCTTGTCCTGCTCCATCTCCAAAGGCCCAAGCAGAGCATGAATTCAGACAAACACAAGAAAGTTTAGGCCTTAATAAGGCCAGGAGGACATGTGGTAGCTGGTACCTACCACTCAAAGGCCGCATGTTACTATCATCCAACAATAAATAGTTGAACCTACCCAGCGacacaaaaagaaaagactgTATTTTGGTTTTGCTAAATTTCACATTTAGTTCACAGTATGCATCTTAAACAAAACAATCTATCTCTGCAGTTCGGAATAAATTTTCACTGAAGCACAGACAGCATCTGTCAATTGAACAAAATATCATGGCAATAAAAACAACTGGCCATCCATCGATACTGACAGAGTCAAGATGGGACAAAATATAACTACATGAGTCCAACTGCAATCAGAACACACAGGGAGGGCAAGCATTACATGTTCACATAAAACACAAGTGATCTGAAAACACACTGGAGAGAAGAATGTAACAAGAACATCACTGCCCTTTTAGCAACTACAGCTAATAGAATGTTCTGCTGGAAGTTGATGAAATAAGAGTTGCATCTTGACTAATATGCAATGCACAATCTTCTTCGCCTTCAGATAATGGTTTGATGGCTCACTTGGCCATCATAACCTTGACAAACTCCTCATAGTTGATCTGACCATCACCATCAACATCAGCCTCACGGATCATCTCGTCCACCTCCTCATCAGTTAGCTTCTCACCAAGATTTGTCATGACATGGCGGAGCTCGGCGGCAGAGATGAAGCCATTTTGGTCCTTGTCAAATACCCGGAAGGCCTCCTTGAGCTCTTCCTCTGAGTCAGTGTCCTTCATCTTGCGAGCCATAAGGTTGAGAAACTCTGGAAAATCAATGGTGCCATTGCCATCAGCATCGACCTCATTGATCATGTCCTGGAGCTCAGCCTCTGTTGGGTTCTGCCCGAGTGAACGCATGACAGTTCCCAGCTCCTTGGTTGTGATGCAACCTGAACAAGATACGCACAACCAATTCCAGGATCAATTACTAAACAGTGAACTCTATGTAATAATTCATTACACTTCAAATTAGGAAATATCAACTTATGAGGACGGACTATAGCAGTCAAAAAATTGCCAATGATTTCCAAGAAAACTTTGCCATGCTATGTGGAAAGCATGGTCAATCGTCGACTTTTAACACAACATCAATACATGGCAAAGAAAATCCAGTCAATCAGGGTGCTAAATGTTACCGTCTTCTAACAGAAACCAGTCCACGTTTTTTTCTCGTTCAACTATACGTCATAGTATGGACTATGGAGAACGGAAACAAGGCACTCACACAAAATAAAGCAGTTATTGGTTGAAGCTGGATCATATAATTACTTACATAAATAAACtgaatgcattttttttaaccCTCTCCACTCTGCAGTCAACCTGGAGCATATAAAGCCTTAACTGAAAAAAATGCAGTAGCAATCAAGCTGCTGCAACCGCATCGGCTACAGCGCACGGTCAACAAGTAGGACTGGCTCAAAGTTAAAATTTTCCCCAAATAATTCATCAAGATAAAACGTCGAAATGCCTCTACGGATACTGTTCGGAATTCAGGTAAATCTAACGCGGCGAAACACGTTGTGAAACACAGGATTCAAAAGGATCCAAATAAACAGAAGGCGACGAGATGCCATTGCCCGTGACAAAATGGTCAACCCAGCAGATAAGCCTTCCGTCCACATCGCCGATTCTCCACTAGGTGCACAAGACAGCGACCCCCCGACAGCCCGACTCGGTCCAGATCCGGGTCGGATCTACCGCCCGGCGAAACAGAGCTACGACAAAGCCACTACGCAGTCAGTCGCCCGCATCCCACTCGTGCAACTCCCCGGAGATCCGATCCCGACGGAGAGGAACAg
This region includes:
- the LOC133892948 gene encoding family of serine hydrolases 3-like, which translates into the protein MADQLTDDQIAEFKEAFSLFDKDGDGCITTKELGTVMRSLGQNPTEAELQDMINEVDADGNGTIDFPEFLNLMARKMKDTDSEEELKEAFRVFDKDQNGFISAAELRHVMTNLGEKLTDEEVDEMIREADVDGDGQINYEEFVKVMMAKHALLGPLEMEQDKKAKVLCLHGFRTSGSFLKKQISKWHPSIFQQFDMVFPDGIFPAGGKSEIEGIFPPPYFEWFQFNKEFTEYTNLDECISYLCDYMVKNGPFDGLLGFSQGATLSALLIGYQAQGKVLSDHPPIKFMVSISGSKFRDPSICNVAYKDPISVKSVHFIGERDWLKVPSEELASAFDDPLIIRHPQGHTVPRLDDASVKQLSEWSSSILEDLTNADGPKALDSEKSSDKENTGAEPAERLVKQVAA